TTTAACAAATTGGACCGAccaatataatttttctgaAACTATTTTAGGCCTTACAATATTTGCATGGGGTAATTCTATTGGCGATTTGGTTTCAAACGTTACTTTCTTCAAGATTGGTATCCTTGATGTTGCTATTGGAGCATGCCTGGGTAGTCCATTActatattttgtatttggTATTGGCATTGAtggaattttattaattctgggtaatttttcaaataatatccAATCCACTGGTAACATTTCAAAATCTATTTTCTACAAATCAAtagatttcaaatttgactcacatttaatattatgCTCCATTGGGTTTATTTTAGCGTGTTTGATATTACTTATAGCCAttccattaaataattggaaaattgataaaaaaacgagttatctattattatcattatacATATTAATACTAGGGGCTAATATTTATCTGGATCAAGAAAAATGATACCTCAACTTtcatactttttttttggttcaatctttttaatcataatattattacactttttattaaaaattatacatttttaaaatatatatctatatttatatctatATCTATATCTATATACTAGAACGATGGGGTATCATAAAAACCACATATATAATgcattaaaataattttcttaaaataaGTCTTCCAATTCATCTAAATCTTCAGGAGAATAAGCATGACaaaattcttgtaattttaataaaatttgatttttcttatCATCGTTATATTTTTTCGCTATTGTCCAAACATTATTTatacaatattttcttttgtctAGATAAGATCTTGAAGGATCCAAAAAGATTAATCTTGAATATAGATACCAAAACGAACCGTTATTGAGATAATATTTCCAATTCGattcaataattaatttgaaaatattttcttctattaaattagtattttctttatcctGCAATTGAATTAGcattgataaaataatttcttgtccgttctttttttcacaaTAGCTCAGtcttttcataattttatcaaaaataataattggtAATATTTGTTTCTGATGCTGATTTTCATTCagattttcaatttcattttgaGTTGAAACAGattcttttgaatttgaatatctACTCTTCTTTTTCTGATTATTCGAGggtgtatttttattttcaatattgtgtaagaatattaaaaattgaatattatcCCAAAACATCTCAAAGTCATCAGCATCTTCAATATGTGAATTATAAGATCTTTTAATTagtgataataaatcaaataatttatcaaattcatttaatttaattagaaTTGAATATAACATTTTACAAATTGCTGTCTTTTTCAATGCAAATGTTAAACCTTTTTCTAAAACATTCTTCGCAGATAGAAgatcatttttataatcAATAAACCAATTTGCGTATTTTAaccaaataatatcataatGAGCTAAAGGTAATAAGGATCTTtggaaatttaattcaatgagagaatcattatttaaattaatcgTATAGTTTAAGTATGAAATCCAagcattaatatttgaatttgatacTAGTGTCTCAGGAGATGAATAGAATTGGTTATCAACCAAttttgattcaaataatgaatgaatCTGTAATACCTGATATTGAATCACTGtatataattcttttgtaaattttctaataatttttttacgTTCAATCAATTCTGGACCTTTTCTTTTAtgtgataaattattaaaatctaattttaattttgaactTAACTCATCCTTcgatataattaattttaaatcatttaaatcgTTGAATGAATCAATATGGCTTAACCAAATGGAATAAAAGTAActaaaatgataaattggtaattctaaaatttttc
This genomic stretch from Henningerozyma blattae CBS 6284 chromosome 1, complete genome harbors:
- the PRP42 gene encoding mRNA splicing protein PRP42 (similar to Saccharomyces cerevisiae PRP42 (YDR235W); ancestral locus Anc_8.457); the protein is MDKYTLVTSDDKFSKLTLNVANFPKSIIHWENLLNYLINEVSPINKSIDKRIYKLIKSTYESILTYFPYLETYHIDYALLEFKLGHLAHVHKIFKNGLFQFNNKSLLIWLEYLKFCNQVISNNKILIKKYQLAESNIGLHFYSGEFWKLYLDQLNERCISKQKYFFCLRKILELPIYHFSYFYSIWLSHIDSFNDLNDLKLIISKDELSSKLKLDFNNLSHKRKGPELIERKKIIRKFTKELYTVIQYQVLQIHSLFESKLVDNQFYSSPETLVSNSNINAWISYLNYTINLNNDSLIELNFQRSLLPLAHYDIIWLKYANWFIDYKNDLLSAKNVLEKGLTFALKKTAICKMLYSILIKLNEFDKLFDLLSLIKRSYNSHIEDADDFEMFWDNIQFLIFLHNIENKNTPSNNQKKKSRYSNSKESVSTQNEIENLNENQHQKQILPIIIFDKIMKRLSYCEKKNGQEIILSMLIQLQDKENTNLIEENIFKLIIESNWKYYLNNGSFWYLYSRLIFLDPSRSYLDKRKYCINNVWTIAKKYNDDKKNQILLKLQEFCHAYSPEDLDELEDLF